The DNA segment GCTACACCCCCGGAAGATCCGCGTCCGCACTCGGACCGGCCGTGATGAACAACAAGGAGGCAAACGCGATGGGCTCCGTCCGCGTCGCCATCGTCGGTGTGGGTAACTGCGCCTCGTCCCTCGTGCAGGGCGTGGAGTACTACAAGAACGCCGACCCCAACGACCGCGTCCCGGGTCTCATGCACGTAACCTTCGGCGACTACCACGTCTCTGACGTGAAGTTCGTCGCGGCGTTCGATGTGGACGCCAAGAAGGTCGGCATGGACCTGAGCGAGGCGATCGTCGCCAGCGAGAACAACACCATCAAGCTGACCGACGTCCCGCCGAGTGGCGTGACCGTGCAGCGTGGCCCGACCTTCGACGGTCTGGGCACGTACTACCGCGAGATCATCGAGGAGTCCTCGGCCGAGGCCGTCGACGTGGCGCAGGCTCTGCGTGACGCCGAGGTCGACGTCGTCGTCTCCTACCTCCCGGTGGGTTCCGAGCAGGCCGACAAGTTCTACGCCCAGGCCGCGATCGACGCCGGCTGCGCGTTCGTGAACGCCCTGCCGGTCTTCATCGCCTCCGACCCGGTGTGGGCGCAGAAGTTCACCGACGCGGGCCTGCCCATCGTCGGCGACGACATCAAGAGCCAGGTCGGCGCGACCATCGTGCACCGCGCGCTCGCGAAGCTCTTCGAAGACCGCGGTGTCGAGCTGCTGCGCACCTACCAGCTCAACTTCGGCGGCAACATGGACTTCATGAACATGCTGGAGCGCAACCGCCTGGTCTCCAAGAAGATCTCGAAGACCCAGTCGGTGACCTCTCAGATCCCGCACGAGATGGTCAAGAGCGACGTGCACATCGGCCCGTCGGACCACGTGCCGTGGCTGGACGACCGCAAGTGGGCGTACATCCGCCTGGAGGGCCGTTCCTTCGGTGACACCCCACTCAACGCCGAGCTCAAGCTCGAGGTGTGGGACTCCCCGAACTCGGCCGGCGTCATCATCGACGCGGTCCGCGCTGCGAAGATCGCCAAGGACCGCGGCATCGGCGGCCCGATCCTCTCGGCGTCCTCCTACTTCATGAAGTCCCCGCCCGTGCAGTACAGCGACCACGACGCCCACGCGGCCGTCGAGGCGTTCATCAAGGGCGACATCGAGCGCTGACCCGTGCTCGGTTGAGAATCACCTCGTCTGAGCGAAGCGCAAGCTGAGCGTGAAGGCCGGTCCACGTCGTGGACCGGCCTTTTCACAACCCCATCCCGGTACGGCCGGAGCACCGCGCCCGGATCAACCCTCAGGACGATCATCCCCACAGCCGGGTCAGTGAGACCCGCGCCTCCAGCTCCAGAAGCTTGCGTTTGCGATCGAGGCCGCCGCCGAAGCCGACCATCTTGCCGCCGGCGCCGACCACCCGATGACACGGCACGATGACCGGAACCGGGTTGTGGTTGCACGCCGTGCCGACCGCCCGCGCCGCCCCCGGGTCACCGAGCGCCGTCGCGATCGCCCCGTAGGTGATCATCTCGCCGTAGGGGATCTTGGCGATCTCACCCCAGACCGCACGCTCGAACTCCGAGCCACCGCGCATCTCCACCGGCACCGTGAAGTCGGTCAGCTCCCCGGCGAAGTAGGCCCGCAGCTGCTCGGTCGCGGGATGCTCCGCGGTCGGCCGCAGCCGCGCGCCGAAGCGCACACCCACCACGGTCTCGCCCTCGGTGACGACACCGAGCGGCCCGATCGGCGAATCGACGACCAACATGGCTCCGATTCTCCCTCACGGGTGTGACGACTCCGCGCAGAGCACCGCCAGACCGGACGCGTACATCGCGCCTCGCCCACCGCACCGTCAACAGTGGATGGTCCATATCACCCCGGTCGATTGTTAAGTCGGGAATACGGTATGGTCATCGGCATCAGTAAATCCGGCCACCGGATCGGCCGTCGTACTCGCATGCCTGTTTCCGGCATGACGGCCCTATTCGGCTGCGCAAATGGGGGAACAACAAAATGAGCATCAAGTCAGCGATTGCCACCGGCCTCACGCTCGGTACGCTGTCGATTGTTGTGGGCGCAGTGCCCGCGATGGCGGCGACTTCCGGCTGCGGAAACGTCTGCGACGGCAAGAACCCGGACACCTATGTGGCGACCGTCGACGGTACGTCGAAGAAGTGCGCCACCGACGCGGTCACGCTCGCCACCAAGGGCCAGGTCGAGCTCCGGTACAGCGCGTTCTGCCGGACCGCCTGGGCGCGGGACGTCGACCCGGGCACCTGGAGCTACATCACGATCGAGAGCTACAGCGGCAGCACGCTGCGGAAACGCTACAAGGCGTCGGCCGCCTGGACGCCCATGGTCAACGACAAGAACCTGGTCGCCCGGGGCTGCCACTACAGCTACGACGGTGAGGACGAGGCCGCCGCGGGTGGCACCGGCCACCTGGACGGGTGCACCACGAAGCACTGATCGCATCGAATACGGCCCCCGATCCGCTGTGGATCGGGGGCCGTATTCCGTCACATCGACGATTCGTCGCGTTGAGCGCGTTCGTGCCGCCGGACCATGAGAACCGTCTCCACCACCAACGTGATGACGGCCAGTGCCGCAGCGGTGATCAATCCCAGAACCGAATTGGCGACGATCAGCCCACCCAAGCCGGCGTTCGCGTCGAGGCTCGCGGTGAAATTGCTGACGTCGCCTCGGCAATTACGCCCGAAACAAGAAGCGTCGTCCATTGAAGCCGACACCGATAAAAGCCCGATGATCACGCCGACAATAGCGCCGATCGGCGCTGTTAAAGCGAAACGCAGCCGGGCTCGGCGTTCTCCCCGCCAGAGGAATATCCACCTGGCGAGGAAGACTGCCGACAGAATCCAGACGGACCAGAGCATCGTCGTCCATTCCTCCTGCCCGGCTGCCCTGTTCCGCTAGGCCCAGGACGAGTCGTCACGGCTCACCGACAGCAGGCCGGTCTGCCGGGCCGCCGGGTTGCTCGCCATCCCGGTGAAGACCATCGGGTGAGTGATCGTCTCCAGCGGGCCGGCCGGGGTACGGGTGGTGACCCGCAGCCGGACGTCGAGCTGATCACCGGCATCCAGTTTCGCCCGAGTATGCCAGCGCAGCTGCCGGACGGTGTCCGTGGTGATCCCGGCCGCTTCGGTGATCTTCTTGGTGGCGTACGGACGGTTGTTCAGCCGGGCGGAGACCACCTCGATGCCGGTGACGACCTGGGGGTCGACCGAGACGGTGAACTCGGCGGCCGCGGTCCGGCCCGGGCCGGCGCCGGTCATCGACACCACGGTCGGGTAGTAGTACCAGTACCTGTCGTCCGGACCCCAGGTCGCCCGGCTCCACCCGGCGCCGACCTCGACTCCCCACGGAGTCGCGGCCTTGCCGAAATTCGACGGGCGAGCCGCCCGCAGGCTCCGGCGCGCGGCGGCGTTGCGCGGCGTCGCAGGCACTGCCGCCACCGGCTCCACGGGATCGCTGATCAGGTCCTGCGGGTACAGGTGCGGATTCGCGGTGCCCAGGAGTGCGATCAACTCGCCGGCCGACTCGGCCCGGACCGGCACCGCCTCGGCGAGGGTGATGGTGCAGACCTGCGCGCCGGTCGCGGGATCCGGTTCGGTACGGGCGGTGGTGGCCACCCGCCGGCCGCCCAGGGTGACGACCGGGGCGGCCAGAACGGCGTACAGCCGGTCATCGAAGGCGACCTTCAGCTGGACTCCGGCCGCGAGCTCCCGGCCCTCGTTGCGGATCCGCACCGCCAGTTGCCGGGGCGCGGCAGCCGGGGCGGCGCCGTCGGCGGAGAGCACCCGTACCGGACGGTCCAGCACCGGCTCGAGCGTGATCGGGTCGGCCGGCGCGGCCGTCGCCGGGGAGGCGAGGACCCCACCCTCGATCCAGGCGGCGCCGAGGGTCAGCCCGGCGACGGTCAGCATCTGCCTGCGGTTGATTCTCGAAGTCATGGGACGTCCCTCGTTCAGTCGGGCGGCGAGCGGGCGGCGTTCGATCACGAGCGGGCGAACCTGACGGCCACGTCGGCGAAGGCCTCGGCCACGCGGGTGCGGACGCCCTCCGAGACCCATCCCGGCGTGGGGCAGGTGATGCTGCCGAAGTCGTGGTACCAGAACGCGTCGCGGATCGTCTTCGCCTGGCCGCCACCGATCGCGTCGAACATCGACTCGGCGGCCTTCTTCATGACCTCGCGGTCGCCGTTGAAGCGGACGTCGATGAACTCCTGGTACCGGGCCCGGGCCGTGGCCGGGGTCGCATAGCGCTGCTTGAACAGGTCGGACATCCGCAGGGTTCCGTCGGCCCGGCAGCGCATGCCCAGCACCACGGCGTCGACGTCCGAGATCCAGTCCTTGCGGTCGAAGAACGTGTTGCTGCCCGTCGCCGCGATGCGGTCGTAGGCGAAGCTGTACGCGATCGCCTCGCCGACGTCCTCCTGGTGACACTGGCCCAGGACGCTCAGCAGGTCGCCGCCCCAGGAGCCGAAGTCCGCCATAGTGGCGATGGTGCGGTCCGGAGCGAAGCCGTCGTTCATGACGGCGCCGAAGGACGCGCCGAAGTGCGGGGCGTCGAGATCCCACAGGTACGCCGGGTCGCGCAGCGGCAGCAGGTCGGGCTTGCCCGGGTACGACTTGACGAAGTCGAGGAAGCCCTGGTCGAACGCGCCGAACACCACATCGGACACGTGGAAGTTCACGATGTATCCGAAGACCTTGTTGTTGGTGACGGCGTCGAGCATGCGTAGGTACTGGCCGACCAGTTCCGCGTTGGTGTACCGCAGGTTGCCCTGCTCGCGCCACTGCCCGGCGCGGGCCTCGAGCCAGATCAGGTACGTGTACCAGCCGTCGTTGGGGTCGCGCTGGCGCGTCACGCTGCTCACGCCGACGTCGCGCCCGGAGACGATGTTGTGGTCCAGTTCCAGGGTGCCCGAGCCGCTGGCGACCGTGTAGTTCTTGACCTGGTCGAAGGACCAGTTGTCGGGCAGCGGGAAACCGAGGTTGCCGCTGTAACCGGTCGACATGCCGCTGACGAAGCTGCGGGTGGTCAGGCCGGCCTTGTCCAGGCGGATGCAGACGTTGCGGCAGCCGTAGACCCCCACCGCGTACGGGATCGGGCTGCGCTTGATGCCTTCCACGATCCCCTGGAAGTGCGGGATCACGTAGCTGGTGATCTCACCGTCGAGCGCGTCGTAGTCGACGGAGAAGTAGAGCACCGTGCCGGCCGGGATGCCGAACTTGACCGCCGCCTCGTAGGCCGCGATGCCGGCCTCGAAGCCCTCCGGGTAGTTGAAGTGCTCCACCGCGTCGCCCCACTCCTGGTAGAGCGGGAAGATCGACATGTCGTTGTCGAAGATCAGGGCGATCTCGGAGTGGGTGAGCACCTTGTTGGTGCCGCCGGTGAGGTACCGGCCGACCATCTCGTACCCGAGGCTCTTCACCGTGGCGATCGTGGTCTTGTTGAGCGGGTACATGACGTCGCAGGCGAGACCCTTGCGGTCCGGGTTGCCCGTCGACACCAGCAGCGACATCCAGGTGTCGTAGTCACCCACACCGCTCTGCGAGATCTTGCAGAACTCCTGGAAGACCTTGACGTTGCCGGTCAGCTTGTCGGACCAGGAGCCCCCGCGGTCGCCCCACTCGTTGTAGTACCCGTTGCAGGCCATGGCGGTCTGGAAGAGCCGGATCCAGGCCGCTGAGCCGTTCGAGGCGCCGACCCGGGCGGCCGCTGACTGAAGCCCGCTCTTGGTGCCGGGACCGATCGATCCGGTCACCTGGCTGTCGGTCATTCCCAATTCGTACTGAATGGCAAGCACCAGGGCGATCTGCATGCTTCGCGAGAAATGCCCGTCACATGGGCCGATGTTGTACTGCGCCCGGTGTCCGTAATAGCCGTTCAGCCATCGCTGACAGGTCTGGATCGCCGGCTCGCCGCCACTGGTCAGCACGAAGGCGTCCATGTTGAGGAGCGCCTTGAAGACCTTCGGCGTGACCACCGGATACGAGGTCGGGAGCACGACCCCCATGTCGCTGACGACCGCCGTCAGGCCGACCACCGTGGACGCGCCGAAGTCGCCGTTCAGGCTGCCGCCGCTGTATCCCTTGCAGTACAGCGCGGCCTCGGCGATGATCCGGATATTGCGGTTCGGCGAAAATTCATCGACGTTTCCATAGGCCGTCAATTTGGCGAACGTCGTCGGACCGAAGTTGTCGGAAAGCGATGTGATGCCGAGCTCGTATTGCAGCGCGCGGGTCAATGAATAAATGGTGTTCCACCCGGTGGAGCCATCTTCGATACATTTGTTGTAACCCGCCACCGAACCGTAAGTGGCATTTACCCATCGCTGGGCGGCAAGCACCATCTCGTCAGCCATCGGACCGAATCGCCTCCAGAACAAGGGATCGACGGCCGACCTGGACACACCGGTACCAAGACGCTGAGCAGCCACGATGACCGAGCCGACGATCCGCGCACGACGACTGGGTCGCGCTCGACAGATCAGATTTGAAGAACGTACGAGCTACTGGTAAATGCACAGTGCTCGTAGATAAAAAGGCGCGGCATATTATCGCTGCTTCTCACCGATAATGCCGTGAAAAAAGAGGCTCACGCTCCAGAAATCGCCATGGAAAAATGCTCGAAAGCATTCGCCCCATCCCCCGATCAGGCCGTGATCAAGTTAGCATGAGCCATACACGGACAGCAAGAAGGATTTGCATTCATCCATAAAAACTGCCATGACCTGCGGCAACTACGGACAATGCTGATTCAGACGTGACCCTGCTCGCGGGCCCACTTGAAGAGCTCCGCCTCGGCCTCGTCGCGATCCAGCGGCCCGCGATCGAGGCGCAACTCCTTCAGGAAGCGCCAGGCCTGGCCGACGATCGGACCCGGCGGCACCCCGAGCAGCTCCATGATCGCGTTGCCGTCCAGGTCGGGACGAACCTTGGCGAGATCCTCCTCGGCCGCGATCCGGGCGATCCGCTCCTCGAGCGCGTCGTAGTCGGCGGCCAGGGCGGAGGCCTTGCGCCGGTTGCGGGTGGTGACGTCGGAGCGGGTGAGCTTGTGCAGGCGGGACAGCAGCGGTCCGGCGTCGGCGACGTAGCGCCGCACCGCCGAATCGGTCCACTCACCCCGCCCGTACCCGTAGAAGCGCAGGTGCAGCGCGACCAGACCGACCACCTCGGCTGTCACGTCCTTGGGGTACTTCATGGCCTTCATGCGCTGTTTGGTGAGCCGCGCGCCGACGACCTCGTGGTGGTGGAAGCTGACCCGCCCGTCCCGGCCGACCGCCTTCGTCGCCGGCTTGCCGACGTCGTGCATGAGCGCGGCCATCCGCAGCACGAAGTCCGGTCCGTCGTCGCCTTCGAGCCGCATCGCGTTCATCACCACGATCAGCGTGTGCTCGTAGACGTCCTTGTGCTGGGCGTGCTCGTCGATCTCCAGCTTGAGCCCGGAGACCTCGGGCAGGAAGCGGTCGGCCAGCCCGGTGTCGACGAGCAGGCGCAGGCCGCCGATCGGGTCGGCGCTGACCATCAGCTTGGTGAACTCGTCGCGGATCCGTTCCGCGGTGATCCGGTCGAGATCGGCGGCCATGTCCCGCATCGCCGCGAGGACCGGCTCGTCCACAGTGAACCGCAGTTTCGCTGCGAACCGCGCGGCCCTGAGCATCCGAAGTGGATCATCGCCGAACGAGATCTGCGGCGCCGAGGGCGTCCGGATGACGCGACGGGAGAGGTCTTCCAAGCCGCCGAACGGGTCGGTGAACTCGTGGCCGGGCAGCGACACGGCCATCGCGTTGATCGTGAAGTCGCGCCGGGAGAGGTCCTCCAGCAGCGAGTCGCCGTAGGAGACCACCGGGTTGCGGGTGACGCCGTCGTACGCCTCGGCCCGGAATGTGGTGATCTCGATCCGCAGGCCGTTCTTCTGGATGCCGATCGTGCCGAACTCCCGGCCGGTCTCCCAGATCGCGTCGGCCCAGCCCTTCACTACGTCGAGGGTCTGCTCCGGCCGCGCGTCGGTGCAGAAGTCGAGGTCGTCGCCGAGGTTGCCGAGCAACGCGTCGCGCACCGACCCGCCGACCAGGTGCAGCTCATGGCCCGCAGCGGTGAAGCGGCGGCCGAGCTCGTCGGCTAGAGGGGACACGCGGAGCAGCTCGGCTACCGCTTTCTGCTGGGCGGAGTTCAAGACAGACATGGGGTGACCAGCCTATCCGTAGTGGCGGTGGGAAGGAGCGCCGGGCAGGATGGCGTGGTGCCGCTTTCCGAGGCGCTGCTACCCCTGACTCAGGACCCCGGGTTCTGGACGGGCCAGATCAGCGATTCCGACGACCTCCCGCCGCAGCTCCGTGTGTCGTTTCCGGTGGTGGACGGCTATGCGCTGGTCCTCGACATCGAGCTGCCGTCCGGCGACCGCACTCTCGGTCTGCGCCGGCCCGTGTCGAGCGAGCCGGTTCAGCTGGGCTGGGCGCCGGCTTCGGGCCCCTATCCGGCCGCGCTGCACTGGTGGGAGCTGGAATCATTCGCCCGGGTGATCGCCTTGGACGACCCGCTGCTGCCGCATCCCGGTCTCGTGGTGGCCCTGCTGTCCCCGTTCGCCCCGGCCACCGCCGACGACGACGTCACGGCGATCTCCGCGGTGCGCGAGGCGGCGTACCGGTCTCTGCGTCGCGAGGTTCCGGCCGTCGCTCCCTCGGGTCCCGAGCAGGCGCCGCTCCCGCTCTTCACCGACGAGCGCTGGTGGCCGGCGCCGCAAGCTCTCTCACCGCAGGTTCTGGACGAGGCCGCCGTCGCGGCACTGAGCGCCCCGGCCTGGGCGTCACTCCAGGTCCGTGCCGGGGGTCGCTTCCCGCACGACGATCTCATCGACCTCGTACGCCGGAGCGCCGTGCGGATGAACCGCCTACCCGAACAGGACTGCTACCCGCAGACCCGGTCACTGGCCCGGCGCATCGCCGATTCCGGCGACCTGACCCTGGTGCCGGCTCTGCTCGCCGCCCTCACCGAGGCGGGCTGCGACCATCCGACCGTTCTGGATGCGCTGAGTGAGCCTCTGGTTCCGCTGGAGGCCTGCTGGATGGTGGAGACCCTGGCCGGAGTCGAGCCCGGCACCCTCCTGCGTCACCACGTGTGACGGTTGCCCTTATGGTGACTTCGATATCGGCACCTTTGCTGGAGGAGGCTCGGTGAACGGCGGTCTCTACCGCAGCACGCACGCGACGCCGGACGGGCACCCTCCGGCGGAGGACGGCGTCACCGTGATCTCGGTGGACGCCGAAGGCACCGCCGGAGACCAGGCGCTGCCTCCGGAGCAGGTGCCGCCCGCGGCCGGCCAGGACAGCGGCGACACCGCCGGGCAGAGCGCGATCATGGCGATCGGCTCGCTGGTCAGCCGGGTCATCGGGTTCGTCCGGAACGCGCTCATCGGCATGGCGCTCGGCTACGGCGTCGGCGACGCGTACACGAGCGCGCAGTTCCTCCCCGGTCAGATCTACGAACTGCTACTCGGCGGCGTCCTCTCCAGCGTGCTGATCCCGCTGCTGGTCCGCCGGCGCAAGGCGGACCCGGACGGCGGCCAGGAGTTCACCCAGAAGCTGCTCACCTTCGCGATCACCTCGCTCGGCATCGCCACCGTGCTGGTGGTGATCGCAGCGCCGGTGATCACCGCGATCCAGGCCAGCGACCGGAACACCGAGGCCTACACGGACCTTGTCACCGACTTCGCGTACCTGATCCTGCCGATCATCTTCTTCACCGGTCTCTCCGCGTTGATGGGCGCGGTGCTCAACGTCCGCGGCCACTTCGCCGCGCCGATGTGGGCGCCGATCCTGAACAACATCGTGGTGATCGCGACCTGCGGCGTGTTCCTGGCCGCGTTCAGTGGCGACGGCGAGCTCACCCCGGAGTCGATCACCCCGGCCCAGATCCTGCTGATCGGCGGCGGCACCCTGCTCGGCATGGTGGTCCAGGCCGCCGGCCTGCTCCCGGCCCTGCGCAAGGTCGGCTTCCGGTGGCGGTTCCGCTGGGACCCGCGCTCGCTCGGCCTCCGCGAGATCGGCGGGCTGGCCGGCTGGATGCTCTGTTACGTCGCCGCCAACCAGGTCGCGGTCTTCGTCGTGGTCCGCATCCTGAACGAGGTGGCCGGCAAGGGTAGCGCCAGCGTGCTGGCCTTCAACAACGTCTTCCTGCTGACGATGATGGCGCACGGCATCATCGGCGTGTCGGTGATGACCGCGCTGCTGCCGAAGATGAGCGCTGCGGCGGCCGACGGGCGGTACGCCGAGGTGGGCGCCGACCTGACCCGCGGGATCAAGCTGGTCAGCGCCGCGCTGGCGCCGATCGCGGTGCTCTACGGCGTGCTCGGCGCCCCGCTCTCGGTCTTCCTCTTCCAGGGCGGCAACTTCACCAACGAGGCGGCGCTGGACACCGGCACGGTGCTGACCGTGGCGGCGTTCGCGGTGCTGCCCCTCTCGATCAGCTACCTCTGCACCTATGCCTTCTACTCCCTGCAGGGCAACAAGACGGTCGCGCTGATCAACATCCCGGTGGTCGCGGTCCGGATCGGGGCCTACTTCCTGCTCGCCGCGGTGCTCAGCGAGTCGCTCTCGGCGGCCGGCATGACCGCGGCGAACGCCGTCTCGTACGTCGTCTCCGCGGTGATCTCGCTGGCCGTGCTGCGCCGCCGGATCGGCCGGATGGACCTCGGCTCGGTCGGGGTGTCACTCCTGAAGGTGGCGGTGGCGTCCGCGATCGCCGCGGTGCTCGGCGTTCTCGTCGTGAAGATGCTGCCGGGCGCCTCGGCGCCGGACGGCCGGATCGAGGCGCTGATCCAGATGATCGCCGGTGGCGCGGTGATCCTCGTCGCCTATCTCGGCGCGGCGCTGGCCCTGCGCGTACAGGAGATCAGCCAGGTCGTCGGGATGGTTCGCCGCAAGCTCGGTCGTTGAT comes from the Actinoplanes sp. OR16 genome and includes:
- a CDS encoding inositol-3-phosphate synthase; translation: MGSVRVAIVGVGNCASSLVQGVEYYKNADPNDRVPGLMHVTFGDYHVSDVKFVAAFDVDAKKVGMDLSEAIVASENNTIKLTDVPPSGVTVQRGPTFDGLGTYYREIIEESSAEAVDVAQALRDAEVDVVVSYLPVGSEQADKFYAQAAIDAGCAFVNALPVFIASDPVWAQKFTDAGLPIVGDDIKSQVGATIVHRALAKLFEDRGVELLRTYQLNFGGNMDFMNMLERNRLVSKKISKTQSVTSQIPHEMVKSDVHIGPSDHVPWLDDRKWAYIRLEGRSFGDTPLNAELKLEVWDSPNSAGVIIDAVRAAKIAKDRGIGGPILSASSYFMKSPPVQYSDHDAHAAVEAFIKGDIER
- a CDS encoding methylated-DNA--[protein]-cysteine S-methyltransferase translates to MLVVDSPIGPLGVVTEGETVVGVRFGARLRPTAEHPATEQLRAYFAGELTDFTVPVEMRGGSEFERAVWGEIAKIPYGEMITYGAIATALGDPGAARAVGTACNHNPVPVIVPCHRVVGAGGKMVGFGGGLDRKRKLLELEARVSLTRLWG
- a CDS encoding DUF2690 domain-containing protein; the protein is MAATSGCGNVCDGKNPDTYVATVDGTSKKCATDAVTLATKGQVELRYSAFCRTAWARDVDPGTWSYITIESYSGSTLRKRYKASAAWTPMVNDKNLVARGCHYSYDGEDEAAAGGTGHLDGCTTKH
- a CDS encoding glycoside hydrolase domain-containing protein; this encodes MTRALQYELGITSLSDNFGPTTFAKLTAYGNVDEFSPNRNIRIIAEAALYCKGYSGGSLNGDFGASTVVGLTAVVSDMGVVLPTSYPVVTPKVFKALLNMDAFVLTSGGEPAIQTCQRWLNGYYGHRAQYNIGPCDGHFSRSMQIALVLAIQYELGMTDSQVTGSIGPGTKSGLQSAAARVGASNGSAAWIRLFQTAMACNGYYNEWGDRGGSWSDKLTGNVKVFQEFCKISQSGVGDYDTWMSLLVSTGNPDRKGLACDVMYPLNKTTIATVKSLGYEMVGRYLTGGTNKVLTHSEIALIFDNDMSIFPLYQEWGDAVEHFNYPEGFEAGIAAYEAAVKFGIPAGTVLYFSVDYDALDGEITSYVIPHFQGIVEGIKRSPIPYAVGVYGCRNVCIRLDKAGLTTRSFVSGMSTGYSGNLGFPLPDNWSFDQVKNYTVASGSGTLELDHNIVSGRDVGVSSVTRQRDPNDGWYTYLIWLEARAGQWREQGNLRYTNAELVGQYLRMLDAVTNNKVFGYIVNFHVSDVVFGAFDQGFLDFVKSYPGKPDLLPLRDPAYLWDLDAPHFGASFGAVMNDGFAPDRTIATMADFGSWGGDLLSVLGQCHQEDVGEAIAYSFAYDRIAATGSNTFFDRKDWISDVDAVVLGMRCRADGTLRMSDLFKQRYATPATARARYQEFIDVRFNGDREVMKKAAESMFDAIGGGQAKTIRDAFWYHDFGSITCPTPGWVSEGVRTRVAEAFADVAVRFARS
- a CDS encoding CCA tRNA nucleotidyltransferase, whose translation is MSVLNSAQQKAVAELLRVSPLADELGRRFTAAGHELHLVGGSVRDALLGNLGDDLDFCTDARPEQTLDVVKGWADAIWETGREFGTIGIQKNGLRIEITTFRAEAYDGVTRNPVVSYGDSLLEDLSRRDFTINAMAVSLPGHEFTDPFGGLEDLSRRVIRTPSAPQISFGDDPLRMLRAARFAAKLRFTVDEPVLAAMRDMAADLDRITAERIRDEFTKLMVSADPIGGLRLLVDTGLADRFLPEVSGLKLEIDEHAQHKDVYEHTLIVVMNAMRLEGDDGPDFVLRMAALMHDVGKPATKAVGRDGRVSFHHHEVVGARLTKQRMKAMKYPKDVTAEVVGLVALHLRFYGYGRGEWTDSAVRRYVADAGPLLSRLHKLTRSDVTTRNRRKASALAADYDALEERIARIAAEEDLAKVRPDLDGNAIMELLGVPPGPIVGQAWRFLKELRLDRGPLDRDEAEAELFKWAREQGHV
- the murJ gene encoding murein biosynthesis integral membrane protein MurJ — its product is MNGGLYRSTHATPDGHPPAEDGVTVISVDAEGTAGDQALPPEQVPPAAGQDSGDTAGQSAIMAIGSLVSRVIGFVRNALIGMALGYGVGDAYTSAQFLPGQIYELLLGGVLSSVLIPLLVRRRKADPDGGQEFTQKLLTFAITSLGIATVLVVIAAPVITAIQASDRNTEAYTDLVTDFAYLILPIIFFTGLSALMGAVLNVRGHFAAPMWAPILNNIVVIATCGVFLAAFSGDGELTPESITPAQILLIGGGTLLGMVVQAAGLLPALRKVGFRWRFRWDPRSLGLREIGGLAGWMLCYVAANQVAVFVVVRILNEVAGKGSASVLAFNNVFLLTMMAHGIIGVSVMTALLPKMSAAAADGRYAEVGADLTRGIKLVSAALAPIAVLYGVLGAPLSVFLFQGGNFTNEAALDTGTVLTVAAFAVLPLSISYLCTYAFYSLQGNKTVALINIPVVAVRIGAYFLLAAVLSESLSAAGMTAANAVSYVVSAVISLAVLRRRIGRMDLGSVGVSLLKVAVASAIAAVLGVLVVKMLPGASAPDGRIEALIQMIAGGAVILVAYLGAALALRVQEISQVVGMVRRKLGR